GAGGGTTGGCCCCTCGATCCGATAGTACTTCCCGAGGATTTTCTCGCTGATATCGTCCGCAACCACGCTCGTATCCAGTGCGTCCATCGCGCGTTCTTTCGCCTCGTCAAGCGAAATTCCTGCAAGCTCTTCAGTCATCTCCTGGTTGAAGATCGTCTCGTGGACCTCGCGCCCGTCGTCGATCACGCCCTTCACGCGAAGGTCGAACTCGCCTTCGACCTCGCCGTGTTCGGAACACCGTCCGTTCTGGAGCACGCGCGTGCAGTCGTCGTCGGGACATCGCTTGATCAATCCACTCCCGCTTTGCATGTCGACCAGCGCGCCCTCGATCTCGGTGGTGTTGTCGCCGACTTCGATCTCTTCGTCGGTGTGCTCGATCGTCGTCGTGCGATTGAGTTTGACCGAGAACTGGCCCTCGTACTCGTCAGTGACGACGTTCCCGAGATGGTAGACCTCGCCTTCTTCGAGCGTGTCGAGGTCGGATTTCGCCCACGCGGTGAACTTGATCCGTCCACTGGTATCGCCCAGCAGGCCGACCTGGCCGATCGCATCGCTGCGTGGCTCCCACAGCTCGACCACCTTCGCGGTAATGTCGATCCACTCTTCGGCGGTCTGGATCGAGTCGAGCTCACGGTGTTCGTTGGCGTCGTCCAACGAGTCCTGATCGACGTCCACCTCGTCGTAGTAGGTGCTGGTGACGCTCCGGCGAGCTTCGTCGATGGGGACCTGATAGTCGTTGACGAGCGTGTCGAGGCGATCTTCGACCTCGTCGACGGTGA
This portion of the Halococcus salifodinae DSM 8989 genome encodes:
- a CDS encoding hypothetical protein (Replication protein A protects and stabilize the intermediate ssDNA that is generated by the unwinding action of a DNA helicase at the replication fork. In addition, SSBs prevent the formation of secondary structures by single-stranded template DNA.), whose translation is MPDLRSHAEDIHDQFADQTDLTVDEVEDRLDTLVNDYQVPIDEARRSVTSTYYDEVDVDQDSLDDANEHRELDSIQTAEEWIDITAKVVELWEPRSDAIGQVGLLGDTSGRIKFTAWAKSDLDTLEEGEVYHLGNVVTDEYEGQFSVKLNRTTTIEHTDEEIEVGDNTTEIEGALVDMQSGSGLIKRCPDDDCTRVLQNGRCSEHGEVEGEFDLRVKGVIDDGREVHETIFNQEMTEELAGISLDEAKERAMDALDTSVVADDISEKILGKYYRIEGPTLGRYVLANEFEQLGPHTDAENVLIRARSL